One window of Nymphaea colorata isolate Beijing-Zhang1983 chromosome 1, ASM883128v2, whole genome shotgun sequence genomic DNA carries:
- the LOC116250306 gene encoding subtilisin-like protease SBT3 has translation MATPSLSLPVCLLLLVTQLVWATSRERQLYIVHMDASVMPRAFNAHQSWYDAILSSEAFVSAADEDVPASAPKLVYAYDNVISGFSAVLTEDHLELLRNFPGFVAAYPDVAAVIDTTYTYKYLGLNHVSGIWPESKYGKDIIIGVVDTGIWPESESFKDEGMVEIPKRWRGRCEQGVAFNSSMCNRKLIGARYFNKGLLAQYPNITISMNSSRDTDGHGTYTASTAAGNYAANASYFGYATGTARGVAPRARIASYKVFWSEGNTGSDILAGVDQAITDGVDVISISLSYDRGPLYKDAIAIASFAAMEKGILVSASAGNTGPSFRTVRNGIPWILTTGASIIDRKFAGIVTLSNGVTLIGSSLYVGNRSIRAVPLYFNRSTSTCSLPLHHVKKKVVVCELGDDLWLQTSRVAASGGVGVLFVTNSKVVDISKGMGIPTAVLNLKDSGRLKKYVTTSKHPTVSMKFLHTITGTKPAPAVAKYSSRGPSFGSPTVLKPDVIAPGSLILAAWPPPSFVTAVQRKPLFSSFDIGSGTSVACPHASGLAALLKSVHPHWSPAAIRSAIMTTADTLDNTGAPIQDSVSNDQIASPLVMGSGQISPNKAVDPGLVYDADGRDYVRFLCALNYTREQLQTITKNSEDYDLCRNSSLDLNYPSFIAFVDNVQSSGVHRFKRTVTNVGLRSSATYTAKLTPMNGFKVTVVPDKLIFRRKKGKATFTLTVEANKPMDEPIISGSLSWVDDQRKHVVRSPIVITTIRSIED, from the coding sequence ATGGCTACCccttctctgtctctccctgTATGTCTACTGTTGCTGGTGACCCAATTAGTATGGGCAACCTCAAGAGAAAGGCAGCTCTATATAGTTCATATGGATGCTTCTGTCATGCCAAGAGCATTCAATGCACACCAGAGTTGGTATGATGCAATCCTTTCATCGGAAGCTTTTGTATCAGCTGCAGATGAAGATGTTCCTGCAAGTGCGCCAAAACTTGTTTATGCCTATGACAATGTAATTAGTGGCTTCAGTGCTGTTCTCACAGAAGATCATCTTGAGTTGCTGAGGAATTTCCCAGGTTTTGTTGCAGCATATCCAGATGTGGCTGCTGTAATTGACACTACTTACACTTACAAGTACTTGGGCCTGAACCATGTCTCAGGGATCTGGCCTGAATCAAAGTATGGGAAAGACATCATAATTGGCGTAGTAGACACCGGGATCTGGCCGGAGAGTGAGAGTTTTAAGGATGAAGGCATGGTGGAAATTCCAAAGAGATGGAGAGGACGATGTGAGCAGGGTGTTGCCTTCAACTCCTCTATGTGCAACAGGAAGCTCATTGGAGCACGCTATTTCAACAAGGGCCTACTTGCACAGTACCCCAACATCACAATATCTATGAATTCTTCAAGAGATACAGATGGACATGGCACATATACAGCCTCAACTGCTGCTGGAAATTATGCTGCTAATGCTTCTTACTTTGGTTACGCAACTGGAACAGCCAGAGGTGTGGCTCCCCGTGCTAGAATAGCTTCTTACAAAGTCTTCTGGAGTGAAGGAAACACTGGCTCTGATATTCTAGCTGGTGTTGATCAAGCAATTACTGATGGAGTAGATGTGATCTCTATCTCACTGAGCTATGATCGCGGCCCTCTCTACAAGGATGCAATAGCAATAGCATCCTTTGCAGCCATGGAGAAAGGTATCTTGGTGTCTGCCTCTGCTGGAAATACAGGTCCCTCATTCAGGACTGTTCGCAATGGAATCCCATGGATACTTACCACCGGAGCATCAATTATCGACCGGAAATTTGCAGGAATTGTGACCCTTAGCAATGGTGTCACATTAATTGGCTCATCTTTGTATGTTGGAAACAGATCAATAAGAGCAGTACCTCTTTATTTCAACAGAAGCACATCAACTTGCAGTTTGCCCCTGCATCATGTAAAGAAGAAGGTTGTTGTTTGTGAACTTGGTGACGATTTGTGGTTGCAGACTTCCAGAGTTGCAGCCTCAGGAGGAGTTGGTGTGCTATTTGTAACTAATAGCAAAGTTGTGGATATCAGCAAAGGTATGGGCATTCCAACAGCAGTACTTAATCTCAAAGATTCAGGAAGACTAAAAAAATATGTGACAACCAGCAAGCATCCAACTGTAAGCATGAAATTCCTGCACACAATTACAGGCACAAAACCAGCTCCGGCCGTGGCAAAATACAGCTCAAGAGGGCCATCTTTCGGTAGCCCAACTGTGCTCAAGCCAGATGTGATCGCGCCAGGCAGTCTCATACTAGCAGCTTGGCCTCCTCCTTCCTTTGTCACAGCTGTACAAAGGAAACCTCTGTTCAGTAGCTTTGACATAGGATCCGGTACATCCGTGGCTTGCCCTCATGCTTCAGGGCTGGCTGCATTGTTAAAGTCAGTTCATCCTCACTGGAGTCCTGCTGCAATCCGCTCTGCCATTATGACCACTGCTGATACACTAGACAATACAGGAGCACCAATTCAAGATAGTGTATCGAATGATCAGATTGCAAGCCCTTTGGTCATGGGTTCAGGTCAGATCAGTCCTAACAAGGCCGTCGATCCCGGTTTGGTCTATGATGCTGATGGTAGAGACTATGTGAGATTCCTCTGCGCTCTGAACTACACCAGAGAACAGTTACAGACAATTACTAAAAACTCCGAGGACTACGATCTTTGCAGAAACTCAAGCCTTGATCTGAACTATCCATCTTTCATAGCATTTGTAGACAATGTCCAGTCCTCAGGTGTGCACAGGTTCAAGAGAACCGTAACCAACGTCGGCTTGCGTAGTTCTGCAACTTACACAGCAAAATTGACACCAATGAATGGGTTTAAAGTCACCGTGGTGCCTGACAAGCTGATATTCaggaggaaaaaggggaaaGCAACCTTCACGCTGACAGTGGAGGCGAATAAGCCCATGGATGAGCCCATAATTTCGGGATCATTGAGTTGGGTCGATGACCAAAGGAAGCATGTGGTGAGGAGTCCCATTGTTATTACTACCATCAGAAGCATTGAAGACTAA
- the LOC116253927 gene encoding protein DOG1-like 4 — protein sequence MASPAEAREDREEEALEQFYERWLLNQERFMEQLQSFTNTSVQEKVVQPLVAMVLDHHRQLFRARRSAARLNITAVLSPPWLTPFEKSITWIGGWRPRTLLRIAATALAATLRDDQRRRMERLRAEAVEQEDGLSRQMQSFQDAVVNRRVVELARRQGQLRNGELDRASACLDLVLEWESAALELVLAWADSLRLATLRNVVKLLSPIQSASFLAATALWHLQVRRWGKLQQQRSVHGGSSAQ from the coding sequence ATGGCGTCCCCAGCAGAAGCAAGGGAGGATAGGGAGGAGGAAGCGCTGGAGCAGTTCTACGAGCGGTGGCTGCTCAACCAGGAGCGGTTCATGGAGCAACTCCAGTCTTTCACCAACACCAGCGTCCAGGAGAAGGTGGTGCAGCCCCTCGTTGCCATGGTCCTAGACCACCACCGTCAGCTCTTTCGTGCAAGGCGGTCGGCGGCGAGACTCAACATCACCGCCGTCCTCTCCCCACCATGGCTCACCCCCTTCGAGAAGTCCATAACGTGGATCGGCGGGTGGCGCCCTCGCACGCTGCTCCGGATCGCCGCCACCGCTCTGGCCGCGACCCTTCGGGACGATCAGCGCCGCCGGATGGAGCGGCTGCGGGCCGAAGCGGTCGAGCAGGAGGATGGGCTGTCGAGGCAGATGCAGAGTTTCCAGGACGCCGTGGTGAACCGCCGGGTGGTGGAGCTCGCCCGGCGGCAGGGGCAGCTGCGGAACGGCGAGCTGGACCGGGCGAGCGCCTGCCTGGACCTGGTGCTGGAATGGGAGAGCGCCGCGCTGGAGCTGGTCCTGGCCTGGGCGGACAGCCTTCGGCTCGCGACGCTGAGGAACGTGGTGAAGTTGCTGAGCCCCATCCAGTCGGCGTCGTTCTTGGCCGCCACCGCTCTGTGGCATCTTCAGGTGAGAAGGTGGGGGAAGCTGCAGCAGCAGAGGAGTGTCCATGGAGGAAGCAGTGCACAATGA
- the LOC116252407 gene encoding subtilisin-like protease SBT3 encodes MPTTMRIPMASLAFFMVMETLLVSVVHSVSISSGTDAYIVHMDAAAMPKVFTGTHHWHEAILASESLVEPQMASAGSRLLYSYNQVVNGFSASLSKAQLEQIRKSPGFLSAYQDKVLTIDTTHTFEFLGLNAESGMWPNSDYGEGIIIGVIDTGIWPESRSFGDDGMSDVPTRWKGECQDNPDFSASMCNRKLIGARFFNRGLLAQYPSLSDTIINSTRDYDGHGTHTSSIAAGNCVMNASYFGYASGRACGVAPRARLAAYKVFWDGIGFSSDLLAAFDQAISDGVDIISVSMSLRSASLYEDPIAIASFTAMEKGIFVSASAGNQGPMSKSVRNVAPWLLTVGATNIDRKFLATAILGNGVEVLAESLYFGNASLNSLPLHHSSDSEACNSVEVLNNIGYKVVICKCLSEAINTQLFVISNSKVAGALFLTSYPVQLLTNRYVTPAAILNPNDSSLVHDYVSSSDSPIVSLRFGKTVTGTKPAPSVASYSSRGPSPTTPMILKPDLVAPGTLVLASWPMNSSVVTVHEQPLFSEFNLMSGTSMACPHASGVAALLKATHPDWSGAAIRSAMMTTADVLDNTESPIASIIRDAQPATPLDMGSGQLSPNKAMDPGLVYDISPQDYVKFLCGLNYTKEQMQTITGKSLNNDTCSEANLDLNYPSFIATFKFSEPSHMKKFSRTLTNVGDGNATYTAKLTSLDGFKVTVIPQTLVFKEKKSKASFTLSIEVRNPKFSMGLAVSSLSWVDDRGKYKVTNPIVVMLLA; translated from the coding sequence ATGCCCACCACCATGAGAATACCAATGGCTAGCCTTGCTTTCTTTATGGTCATGGAAACTTTGCTGGTTTCTGTGGTCCATTCTGTATCAATATCATCCGGAACAGATGCGTACATCGTTCACATGGATGCTGCGGCCATGCCCAAGGTCTTCACAGGAACTCATCATTGGCACGAAGCCATTCTTGCTTCGGAAAGCTTGGTAGAGCCTCAGATGGCCTCCGCCGGATCTAGGCTTCTCTACTCTTACAATCAAGTAGTGAACGGCTTCAGTGCATCTCTTTCTAAAGCTCAACTGGAACAGATAAGGAAGTCCCCTGGTTTTCTATCAGCTTACCAAGATAAGGTGCTCACCATTGACACCACACACACATTTGAATTCCTTGGCCTGAATGCAGAATCGGGCATGTGGCCGAATTCTGACTACGGTGAAGGTATCATAATTGGAGTTATAGACACTGGTATCTGGCCAGAGAGCAGGAGCTTTGGTGATGATGGCATGAGCGATGTACCAACAAGGTGGAAGGGTGAATGCCAGGACAATCCTGACTTTTCTGCTTCAATGTGTAACAGGAAGCTGATCGGTGCCCGGTTCTTCAACAGAGGCCTGCTAGCTCAATATCCTAGCCTCTCTGATACAATTATAAATTCAACCAGAGATTATGATGGACATGGGACTCACACTTCATCAATTGCAGCAGGAAATTGTGTAATGAATGCTTCTTACTTTGGATACGCGAGCGGTAGGGCATGTGGAGTAGCCCCTCGTGCTAGATTGGCAGCCTACAAGGTCTTCTGGGATGGCATAGGCTTCTCCTCGGATCTGCTTGCAGCATTCGATCAAGCAATTTCTGATGGAGTTGACATAATTTCTGTATCTATGAGCCTTCGATCTGCTTCCCTCTATGAAGACCCAATTGCTATAGCATCCTTTACAGCAATGGAGAAAGGTATATTTGTCTCAGCCTCTGCTGGAAATCAGGGACCTATGTCAAAATCAGTTAGAAATGTAGCACCTTGGCTACTAACAGTAGGAGCGACCAACATTGACAGGAAATTTTTGGCAACTGCAATTCTAGGCAATGGAGTTGAGGTTTTAGCGGAGTCTCTATATTTTGGAAATGCATCTCTCAACTCATTGCCACTGCATCATTCCAGTGACTCTGAGGCCTGCAACAGTGTTGAAGTGCTCAACAACATAGGTTACAAGGTTGTTATATGCAAATGTCTCAGTGAAGCCATAAACACTCAGCTGTTTGTGATTTCGAATTCTAAAGTGGCGGGAGCCCTGTTCCTCACCAGCTACCCTGTTCAGCTACTGACAAATAGGTATGTGACTCCGGCAGCAATATTGAACCCAAACGATTCTTCTCTTGTTCATGACTATGTTAGCAGTAGCGACAGTCCAATTGTGAGCCTGCGTTTTGGTAAGACTGTCACAGGTACCAAGCCAGCGCCTTCTGTAGCCTCCTACAGCTCAAGGGGGCCATCACCAACTACACCAATGATCTTGAAGCCCGACCTTGTCGCGCCGGGAACTCTTGTGCTGGCCTCATGGCCGATGAACTCATCAGTGGTTACAGTCCATGAACAGCCTCTCTTCAGTGAGTTTAATCTGATGTCTGGCACCTCAATGGCATGTCCTCATGCATCAGGGGTAGCTGCACTACTCAAGGCCACTCACCCTGATTGGAGTGGCGCTGCAATTCGATCTGCCATGATGACTACTGCTGATGTTCTAGACAACACAGAGAGCCCAATTGCAAGCATAATTAGAGATGCCCAACCGGCAACACCATTAGATATGGGCTCAGGTCAGCTCAGCCCCAATAAGGCCATGGACCCTGGCTTGGTTTATGACATCAGTCCCCAAGACTATGTCAAATTCCTCTGTGGTTTGAATTACACCAAGGAACAGATGCAAACCATCACAGGAAAGTCCTTGAACAATGACACTTGCTCAGAAGcaaatctggatttgaattatccttcctTCATTGCTACCTTCAAGTTCTCAGAGCCTAgtcacatgaaaaaatttagcAGGACTCTAACCAATGTCGGAGATGGGAATGCTACTTATACAGCAAAATTGACTTCTTTGGATGGATTTAAGGTTACTGTAATTCCACAAACGCTTGTATTTAAAGAGAAGAAGAGCAAGGCCTCTTTCACTTTGTCAATAGAGGTCAGAAACCCAAAATTCTCAATGGGCTTGGCAGTAAGTTCATTGAGTTGGGTTGATGACAGAGGAAAATACAAGGTTACAAATCCTATAGTGGTTATGCTGCTCGCTTAA